The genomic window CGTGATGATTTAGGTTAAGACGACGAATCCGAAAAAGTATTGTGTTAGGCCTAATACTGGAGTTGTTCTCCCGAGGTCTACTTGCGAAGTTCTTGGTCTGTTCTcgatttgtgtttttttttgttaatttcgATTTGCTAAATTGGTTATTGGATTAGGGAATTTGATGAATTCTTAATGTCTGGTTTGATATAGTGACCATGCAAGCTCAAAAGGAAGCTCCTTCCGATATGCAGTGCAAGGACAAGTTTCTGCTTCAAGGTGTGATAGCTAGTCCTGGTGTCACAGCCAAGGAAGTTACTCCTGAGATGGTATATTATTATATGGATGGTTACAGTTTTCATATGGATGGTTACAGTTTGGTGTTGGTTTTACTTAAAAGCagtatttttcttgtttcttgtaaTGAAATTTTGCAGTTTAGCAAAGAGGCTGGACATCGAGTTGAGGAAACTAAACTGAGAGTTACTTATGTTGCTCCACCACGACCACCATCACCGGTTCACGAAGGATCTGAAGAGGGTTCTTCACCCAGGGCTTCTGTCTCAGATAATGGACATGGTTCTGAATTTTCGGTTAGTACATGTTAACTTAAGTTTAGATTTCAGTTTCTCTGGTAGACATATTTATATGTAGATtttcatgtttaattttagtttgagAGATTTATCGTGGACAACAAGGCTGGACATCAAGAAAACACATCTGAGGTATTTTTCACAATTCTTCCAAGTTTGTCACCGTCAAAACCATGTGACatcatcttttgcttttgctcTGTTTAAAACTGATTTTTGGAGGTAGCTTTACTGGAAAGTTGCCTTTTAGGCTGATTTACTAGGTTGAGAATCTTTCTTTATGTTGATTACTTAAAAGGTTCACTACATTTTTAGAAGCCTGTCCAGTGCTCAAGCCGTCCATTAATTGTCTTTTTGTGCACCAAATCCTCGTAGATGTTATTTTGACACAGTTACCACTTACTATACACTATTTTGCTTCAGTCATTCTACATTATTTCTATTACCGCTGAATTTTGTATGATTTCAGGCGAGGGCACTCATTACCAAGCTAACCGAAGAAAAACAGTCTGCCATTCAACTGAACAACAGACTTCAAAGAGAACTGGTAAAACAACTCTCACTTGGATCCTTTATTATCTCTGAATCTCCTCCATGCTCTTGTTACTTTGATGATTAGCAATCTGTAGCGTTTGTAGTGTTTTTCCATGGTTTTGAGAAGGTATGCTTAAAgtcatcatttgtttttgtgaagaGATGCTTTAACTTATCTTTTGCATTGGCTTCTGTTTCCATGGTTGACTTATCTCACCATACCATTAATCAAAACCAGTCTTGTATGAATATTCCACAAGCTTAGTTTAGAATCTTGAGATTGTTTATCTGAcaaagattttggtttgatgtgGCAGGATCAGTTAAGGCGTGAAAGCAAAAAGAGCCAAAGTGGTGGTATCCCATTCATGTACGTTCTTTTGGTCGGACTCATCGGTCTAATTTTGGGATACATTATGAAGAGGACATAAACCACCCACCTTGAAATTAATCCCTCACCCGCCacgaaggaaaaaaaaaagacttttaacTCTTTTCAGTCGgacatttttttctcttctgtaTTTGTCAATTTCGCCTTAAAAAGGTGTCCTAGAAGATTTGTGTTTCGTAACTCAGTTtgctatgtttttttcaacttttgtaATCCAAATGACTTTGCGTTGGTTCTTTCTCCACTAATTCTCTTATATTTCTTAACTTCATTTTCCATCTCAAACCTTCCTCCGTGTCTGCATTAGTCagtgtatgtatatgtttgtTCCAAATgcttttctcttcctttacCACATAATTTCTTACATCAATATTGAACAGAGATGAACTACAACGGCAATGTTTCATGCTTATGTTTTTTACTGATGAGGAAAGAAAGAGCTAAATCATGTGCAACTTTTAGTATCTTCTTCTAGTTTCCATCTAAGAACCATGGACTTGGACAACGAATAGACCAACAAGACTCGGTTCTCCATTACCCTGTTGCATCTTCTTGGTTTACTATTCATTTGTCCTAGTCTGGTCCATACACCCGACGTGCTACACAAATAAAACTTGAAGCAAAGAAAGATACTAAATGGGAGAAACTACAAGAGAAAAGAGCGAGAAATAGAAACTACCTGGATCAGATAGCAGcgctaagaagaagaaattttggAGAATTGATCAAAGATTatagataaaacaaatttacgtTTTTATATGTGTTGAGAGTATAACGATGAGACtatttctctctgtttcttgtttctctggTTTGTTTATGATGATGATCGATGATACTAAAACGATGAGAGTacatctatatttttattttcgtttcAAAAAGTGATTCAAAGActgatcaaacaaacaatgtcttttgtctctttagTGACCGAAGAAACCTTAAAACAGACATGAGATAGAGAAAGCAGTTTCTTTCCACCTTTGTATCATTTTTACACTTTTATTGCTCGGCTTTTCAACACTTGTAAGCTTGTATCTCTGTCTTGCATATTTTagatcttcttcagcttcgaGAAGGTTCCTGACTCTGAGAAGTGCTTTGAGCCCCACTTCCTAATCCTAAAGCTTGCTGAGGATTGCACAACTCTATTCCCTGCATAGAAGTGAAAGCCAAGCTTGATGTCAAACCAGAGGTAGTTGCACCACCCGCATACTGCCTTTCTTTAAGCTTTTTGGCGACCTTGGCATTAATTTTAAGCTTGCTCTGAACACTGGATACTCGCAGCCTCTTGCTTCCTGCCTGTCCAAGCATTCCATAACCTTCTCCTAGTCCATCACCGAGGGAGCTCTCTTCAGGTGTACCAAAGGCCGTCCTGTTGGCCAGCTTCCTCATATCTGTTACTTGATACCTTGCTTTCAGTTTTCTTAGACGGCGACCACCCCTTCTTTTCTTCGGCTCAGAATGAGGAATAGGAAGTGGCTTAGGCTGCCTTGCAGGAGGAGGTTCTTGCCACTTGTCAATCTTCTTACGGATCTCCTCCCTGAAAGCTTTTCCACTTATCCCTAACGGATCCTCTCTAGTAGCATCAACTCTAGCTGCCAAAGTTGATTTTGCAGCCACGAGCCTGCCAGCGCGAGCCTCAAGTCCAGGAGGCGTGCTTTGGAAAATCTCTGTCTGCTCCAGATAACCCACACGGGACTGAGACGTTGCAGAAGAAAACCCAACAAGGTTCTTCCTCTTGTGGCCAAGAACTTGAACATT from Arabidopsis thaliana chromosome 3, partial sequence includes these protein-coding regions:
- the VAP27-1 gene encoding vesicle associated protein (vesicle associated protein (VAP); FUNCTIONS IN: protein binding; INVOLVED IN: intracellular transport; LOCATED IN: in 7 components; EXPRESSED IN: 27 plant structures; EXPRESSED DURING: 15 growth stages; CONTAINS InterPro DOMAIN/s: PapD-like (InterPro:IPR008962), Major sperm protein (InterPro:IPR000535), Vesicle-associated membrane protein (InterPro:IPR016763); BEST Arabidopsis thaliana protein match is: plant VAP homolog 12 (TAIR:AT2G45140.1); Has 1108 Blast hits to 1074 proteins in 204 species: Archae - 0; Bacteria - 0; Metazoa - 446; Fungi - 141; Plants - 434; Viruses - 0; Other Eukaryotes - 87 (source: NCBI BLink).): MSNIDLIGMSNRDLIGMSNSELLTVEPLDLQFPFELKKQISCSLYLTNKTDNNVAFKVKTTNPKKYCVRPNTGVVLPRSTCEVLVTMQAQKEAPSDMQCKDKFLLQGVIASPGVTAKEVTPEMFSKEAGHRVEETKLRVTYVAPPRPPSPVHEGSEEGSSPRASVSDNGHGSEFSFERFIVDNKAGHQENTSEARALITKLTEEKQSAIQLNNRLQRELDQLRRESKKSQSGGIPFMYVLLVGLIGLILGYIMKRT
- the VAP27-1 gene encoding vesicle associated protein (VAMP/SYNAPTOBREVIN-ASSOCIATED PROTEIN 27-1 (VAP27-1); FUNCTIONS IN: protein binding; INVOLVED IN: intracellular transport; LOCATED IN: in 7 components; EXPRESSED IN: 27 plant structures; EXPRESSED DURING: 15 growth stages; CONTAINS InterPro DOMAIN/s: PapD-like (InterPro:IPR008962), Major sperm protein (InterPro:IPR000535), Vesicle-associated membrane protein (InterPro:IPR016763); BEST Arabidopsis thaliana protein match is: plant VAP homolog 12 (TAIR:AT2G45140.1); Has 35333 Blast hits to 34131 proteins in 2444 species: Archae - 798; Bacteria - 22429; Metazoa - 974; Fungi - 991; Plants - 531; Viruses - 0; Other Eukaryotes - 9610 (source: NCBI BLink).) encodes the protein MSNIDLIGMSNRDLIGMSNSELLTVEPLDLQFPFELKKQISCSLYLTNKTDNNVAFKVKTTNPKKYCVRPNTGVVLPRSTCEVLVTMQAQKEAPSDMQCKDKFLLQGVIASPGVTAKEVTPEMFSKEAGHRVEETKLRVTYVAPPRPPSPVHEGSEEGSSPRASVSDNGHGSEFSFERFIVDNKAGHQENTSEVFFTILPSLSPSKPCDIIFCFCSV
- the VAP27-1 gene encoding vesicle associated protein (VAMP/SYNAPTOBREVIN-ASSOCIATED PROTEIN 27-1 (VAP27-1); FUNCTIONS IN: protein binding; INVOLVED IN: intracellular transport; LOCATED IN: in 7 components; EXPRESSED IN: 27 plant structures; EXPRESSED DURING: 15 growth stages; CONTAINS InterPro DOMAIN/s: PapD-like (InterPro:IPR008962), Major sperm protein (InterPro:IPR000535), Vesicle-associated membrane protein (InterPro:IPR016763); BEST Arabidopsis thaliana protein match is: plant VAP homolog 12 (TAIR:AT2G45140.1); Has 35333 Blast hits to 34131 proteins in 2444 species: Archae - 798; Bacteria - 22429; Metazoa - 974; Fungi - 991; Plants - 531; Viruses - 0; Other Eukaryotes - 9610 (source: NCBI BLink).), whose translation is MSNIDLIGMSNRDLIGMSNSELLTVEPLDLQFPFELKKQISCSLYLTNKTDNNVAFKVKTTNPKKYCVRPNTGVVLPRSTCEVLVTMQAQKEAPSDMQCKDKFLLQGVIASPGVTAKEVTPEMFSKEAGHRVEETKLRVTYVAPPRPPSPVHEGSEEGSSPRASVSDNGHGSEFSIFMFNFSLRDLSWTTRLDIKKTHLRYFSQFFQVCHRQNHVTSSFAFALFKTDFWR